A single genomic interval of Helianthus annuus cultivar XRQ/B chromosome 13, HanXRQr2.0-SUNRISE, whole genome shotgun sequence harbors:
- the LOC110898164 gene encoding protein NDH-DEPENDENT CYCLIC ELECTRON FLOW 5 gives MAMVHTSSIFSTNLIHLQPSTNPNPITKFTSPHTRNNNFRPPRVASIPYPPINVDYLQTEFSGHGASFTRLGETCVVRMGLDNGSVATLMLPSGLITSYKAPMWHGGLLELLHTSVSEADDGSGAVVRGGVSLAFKCDGDGNGNGGVLWSPSVWNLRSVGGSPDESIQVELISSNSEDKIEFKHIVTLQQDAISSEVVITNSRSSSLKLMGSIIGHLAISTPEAAYAIGLESSNYFVKPPIFSNFSIVPPDFDKNESGWFKQLLSGWGLGSQQDSLSDNNRQEDEEIEGEEEDNYKHLTEKMSMIYTSAPRNFTIMDRGKRNSVGVGREGFNELYIFSPGSSHKPYGKYSYLCVGQAALLKPVTIGPGSEWRGAQHLHNPNL, from the exons atgGCTATGGTTCACACTTCTTCCATCTTCTCAACAAACTTGATCCATCTCCAACCTTCAACAAACCCAAACCCCATCACCAAATTCACCTCCCCCCACACAAGAAACAACAACTTCCGACCGCCACGTGTCGCATCCATTCCTTACCCTCCAATCAACGTCGACTATCTCCAAACAGAGTTCAGCGGCCATGGCGCCTCCTTCACGCGCCTCGGCGAAACCTGTGTCGTCAGGATGGGATTGGACAACGGCAGCGTCGCCACTCTCATGCTGCCAAGTGGACTGATTACGTCATACAAGGCGCCTATGTGGCATGGTGGGTTATTAGAGTTGCTGCATACGTCCGTGTCTGAGGCGGATGACGGTAGTGGTGCGGTTGTTCGTGGTGGTGTTTCGTTAGCTTTTAAATGTGACGGTGACGGTAACGGTAACGGAGGGGTTTTGTGGTCTCCGAGTGTGTGGAATCTTCGTAGTGTTGGTGGGAGTCCTGATGAGTCTATTCAG GTTGAGTTGATCAGTAGCAATTCAGAAGACAAAATTGAATTCAAACACATTGTAACACTGCAACAAGATGCCATAAGCTCAGAGGTTGTGATTACCAACTCAAGATCATCATCACTCAAATTAATGGGCTCGATCATTGGTCACTTAGCGATAAGCACGCCAGAAGCAGCCTATGCAATCGGGCTTGAGAGCTCCAATTACTTTGTCAAGCCACCAATTTTCTCAAACTTCAGCATCGTTCCTCCGGATTTCGACAAAAATGAGTCGGGTTGGTTTAAACAACTTCTATCAGGATGGGGACTTGGAAGCCAGCAAGATAGTTTGAGTGATAATAACAGGCAAGAAGATGAAGAGATTGAAGGTGAAGAAGAGGATAACTACAAGCATTTAACTGAGAAAATGAGCATGATTTACACCAGTGCTCCTAGAAATTTCACCATCATGGACAGG GGTAAAAGGAACTCAGTGGGGGTGGGTAGAGAAGGTTTTAATGAGTTGTACATTTTCAGCCCCGGCTCGAGCCACAAACCATATGGCAAGTACTCATATCTATGCGTCGGTCAAGCCGCATTGCTCAAACCAGTGACCATAGGTCCCGGTTCTGAATGGAGAGGTGCACAGCACTTGCACAACCCAAATCTTTAA
- the LOC110898163 gene encoding cellulose synthase-like protein D4 yields the protein MAGPKGPSCARPACDREVMKDEWGVDIYPCECRFKICRDCFLDAQNETGLCPGCNQPYKTNDGVGKSGRGGGFEDPADKPWQPLTQRIPIPSNIITPYRLLIVVRLVVLGFFLTWRVTHVNDDAVWLWFMSIVCEIWFAFSWILDQIPKLCPVNRSTDLELLREKFETPDKTKNPEGRSDLPGLDFFVSTADPEKEPPLVTANTILSILAAEYPVEKLACYISDDGGALLTFEAMAEACGLADLWVPFCRKHDIEPRNPDTYFSLKGDPTKNKRRKDFVKDRRRVKREYDEFKVRINNLPDTIRRRSDAYNTKEEMKMLHTIRESGIDPTEPIKIKRATWMADGSHWPGTWSNPIRDHAKGDHAGILQVMLKPPSPDPLYGSGDGLVDYSDVDIRLPMFVYMSREKRPGYDHNKKAGAMNALVRSSAVLSNGPFILNLDCDHYVNNCMAVREGICFMMDGGGEDICYIQFPQRFEGIDPSDRYANHNTVFFDGNMRALDGIQGPFYVGTGCMFRRFALYGFDPPNLGLLASGKKGGDGTESASETQALKATDFDPDLNVNELPRRFGNSIPLSNSIPVAEFQGRPLADHPTVQYGRPPGVLRDAREPLDATAVAEAVSVISCWYEDKTEWGDRVGWIYGSVTEDVVTGYRMHNRGWRSIYCLTKRDAFRGSAPINLTDRLHQVLRWATGSVEIFFSRNNAFLASKRLNWLQRLAYLNVGIYPFTSLFLIVYCFLPALSLFSGQFIVKNVNATFLIYLLLMTLCLIGLAVLEVRWSEVLLEDWWRNEQFWLISGTSSHLAAVIQGLLKVIAGIEISFTLTAKAVEDADDIYAELYLVKWTSLMIPPIVIGMVNVLAMVVAFSRTIYSVAPQWGKFVGGAFFSFWVLAHLYPFFKGLMGRRRKTPTIVFVWSGLIAITLSLLWVAINPSSGPADSVAGGSNFEFP from the exons ATGGCGGGACCCAAGGGCCCATCGTGTGCCAGGCCGGCTTGTGATCGCGAGGTTATGAAGGATGAGTGGGGCGTTGATATCTATCCTTGCGAATGCCG GTTTAAGATCTGTAGAGATTGTTTTTTAGATGCACAGAACGAGACGGGATTGTGTCCGGGATGTAATCAACCATATAAAACGAACGATGGCGTTGGGAAGAGCGGCCGCGGCGGTGGTTTTGAAGATCCGGCTGATAAACCATGGCAGCCGCTCACCCAGAGAATACCGATTCCATCGAATATCATCACTCCGTATAGATTATTAATAGTGGTTCGTTTAGTTGTGTTGGGTTTCTTTTTGACATGGCGAGTTACGCACGTGAATGATGATGCGGTATGGTTATGGTTCATGTCAATCGTATGCGAGATATGGTTCGCGTTTTCTTGGATCCTTGATCAAATCCCGAAACTTTGTCCAGTAAATCGGTCAACGGACCTCGAGCTTCTTCGTGAAAAGTTCGAAACACCCGATAAAACAAAAAACCCCGAGGGTCGTTCTGACCTCCCGGGTCTTGATTTTTTTGTATCAACCGCTGACCCGGAAAAAGAGCCGCCGTTGGTCACCGCCAACACCATTCTCTCGATCTTGGCTGCTGAATACCCGGTTGAGAAGCTTGCTTGCTACATATCCGATGACGGTGGTGCACTTCTGACGTTCGAGGCAATGGCCGAGGCGTGTGGGTTAGCCGATCTATGGgtcccgttttgccgaaaacacGACATCGAACCACGGAATCCCGATACTTATTTCTCGTTAAAAGGTGATCCGACGAAGAACAAGAGACGGAAGGATTTTGTTAAAGATCGGAGGAGGGTGAAACGGGAGTATGACGAGTTCAAGGTGCGGATTAACAACCTGCCGGATACGATAAGGAGAAGATCGGATGCTTATAACACGAAGGAGGAGATGAAGATGCTACACACCATTCGGGAAAGTGGTATTGACCCGACCGAGCCAATAAAGATCAAACGGGCCACATGGATGGCCGACGGCAGTCATTGGCCCGGTACATGGTCTAACCCTATACGTGATCACGCCAAAGGGGACCACGCTGGCATCTTACAAGTAATGTTGAAACCTCCGTCCCCGGATCCATTATACGGGTCAGGGGACGGTCTTGTCGACTACTCAGATGTCGATATAAGATTACCGATGTTTGTATACATGTCACGAGAGAAACGTCCCGGCTATGACCATAACAAGAAAGCCGGGGCGATGAATGCACTTGTACGTTCTTCCGCGGTCCTATCAAACGGTCCGTTTATCTTGAACTTAGATTGTGATCATTATGTAAACAATTGCATGGCGGTTCGCGAAGGGATTTGTTTCatgatggatggtggtggtgaagaCATTTGCTACATTCAGTTCCCGCAACGGTTTGAAGGAATCGATCCTTCTGACCGTTACGCCAATCATAATACGGTCTTCTTTGATGGAAACATGCGTGCACTTGACGGGATACAAGGCCCGTTTTACGTGGGAACCGGATGTATGTTTAGACGATTTGCATTGTATGGATTTGATCCACCGAATCTCGGCTTGTTAGCGTCTGGAAAGAAGGGTGGTGATGGTACCGAATCGGCTTCGGAGACACAAGCATTGAAGGCTACGGACTTTGATCCAGACCTTAACGTTAATGAGCTACCAAGACGGTTTGGAAACTCGATACCTTTGTCGAATTCGATACCTGTAGCCGAGTTTCAAGGTCGACCGCTTGCTGACCACCCAACGGTCCAGTATGGTCGACCTCCTGGCGTCCTTCGGGATGCTCGTGAACCGCTTGATGCCACTGCAGTTGCCGAAGCTGTCTCCGTAATTTCTTGTTG GTACGAGGACAAAACGGAGTGGGGTGATCGAGTGGGTTGGATTTACGGATCAGTAACCGAAGACGTGGTAACCGGATACCGAATGCACAACCGCGGGTGGCGATCAATCTACTGCCTAACAAAACGAGACGCTTTTCGCGGGTCTGCACCCATCAACCTAACCGATAGACTCCACCAAGTCCTCCGCTGGGCCACGGGCTCGGTCGAAATATTCTTCTCAAGAAACAACGCATTTCTAGCATCAAAACGCCTAAACTGGCTACAACGTTTAGCATACCTCAATGTTGGCATTTACCCATTCACATCACTCTTTCTCATTGTTTATTGTTTTCTCCCAGCACTCTCATTGTTTTCGGGTCAATTCATTGTTAAAAATGTCAATGCCACTTTCCTTATATACTTATTGTTGATGACATTGTGCTTGATCGGTCTCGCGGTGTTGGAAGTCCGGTGGTCCGAGGTGTTGTTGGAAGATTGGTGGCGCAACGAGCAGTTTTGGTTGATTTCTGGTACGAGTTCCCATTTAGCGGCCGTCATTCAAGGACTTTTGAAG GTGATTGCGGGAATCGAGATCTCGTTTACTTTGACGGCGAAAGCGGTTGAGGATGCTGACGATATTTACGCGGAGTTATATTTGGTGAAATGGACGTCTCTCATGATTCCTCCGATTGTTATCGGGATGGTTAATGTACTCGCGATGGTGGTGGCGTTCTCGAGGACGATTTATAGTGTAGCGCCACAATGGGGGAAGTTTGTTGGTGGCGCGTTTTTTAGTTTTTGGGTGTTGGCTCATTTGTACCCATTTTTTAAAGGGTTGATGGGGAGGAGACGGAAGACACCCACGATTGTGTTTGTGTGGTCCGGGCTCATCGCCATCACCCTCTCGTTGTTGTGGGTTGCTATCAACCCTAGCTCCGGCCCAGCTGATTCCGTTGCAGGAGGATCTAATTTTGAATTTCCATAA